GGCCGTGCCGCGCTGGATGTCCAGCAGGGCCCGGCGGAGCTCGCGGGTCACCTCGCCGGGCTCGCCACCCGACTGCTGCCACTCGCCACCGGTGCGCTTGACCGTGCCGACCGGGGTGATCACCGCGGCGGTCCCGCAGGCGAAGACCTCCTTCAGCGTGCCGTTCTCCGAGTCGCGCTGCCACTGCTCGACGGAGACCCGGCCCTCCTCGGCCCGGTAGCCGAGGTCGCGGGCGACGGTGAGGAGGGAGTCGCGGGTGACGCCCTCCAGGATGGAGCCCGTCAGCGACGGCGTGATGATCTTGTCTTCGTACACGAAGTACAGGTTCATGCCGCCGAGCTCCTCGACCCACTTGCGCTCGACCGCGTCGAGGTAGCAGACCTGGGCGCAGCCCTGGGCGGCGGCCTCGGCCTGGGCGAGCAGCGAGGCGGCGTAGTTGCCGCCCGTCTTGGCGTCGCCCATGCCACCGGGGACGGCGCGGACGTGCTCCTCGGAGACCCAGATGGAGACGGGCTTGACGCCGCCCGGGAAGTAGGCGCCGGCCGGTGAGGCGATGACGAGGAACAGGTACTCGTTGGCCGGCTTGACGCCCAGACCGACCTCGGTCGCGATCATGAAGGGGCGCAGGTAGAGGGACTCCTCGCCGCCGTGCGCCGGCACCCAGTCCTTGTCCTGGCCGACGAGCGCGTCGCACGCCTCGATGAACGTCTCGACCGGGAGTTCGGGCATGGCGAGGCGGCGGGCGGACCGCTGGAAGCGCTTGGCGTTCTGGTCCGGGCGGAACGTGGCGACGGAGCCGTCGGGGCGGCGGTACGCCTTCAGGCCCTCGAAGATCTCCTGCGCGTAGTGCAGGACGTTGGTGGCCGGGTCCAGGGGGATCGGCGCGTACGGGACGAGCTGGCCGTCGTGCCAGCCGCGGCCCTCGGTCCACTTGATCGTCACCATGTGGTCGGTGAAGTGGCGGCCGAACCCGGGGTTCGCCAGGATCGCCTGCCGCTCGGCGGCGGTGGTGGGGCTGGCGGAGGGCTTGAGCTCGATCGTGGGCGTCGTCATGAGTGGTTGTCCTTCACCGGTTGTGTAGTGACGGGCCGCGCTCACGCCCGTACGGCCAGTGGCCGATGGTAGGACGTCCGAGCATTCCCTCATACCGCGGCTCCGCGTTCGATTATCGCAAGCGGCGGACGAGGGCCAAAACGGCGGGAATGCGACCCAGGGTTGATGGTGGCACCCGGCGGGGGACATGCGGAAGCCGCCGGGTGCGATGCGACCCGGCGGCTTCGAGAGGTTTCGCGCAGCGCGGGGTCAGCCGGCTACTCGTACGGAGAGTGCGTCACCGATCTCGGAGGTGCTGCGCGCGGGCAGCGAGCCGCGCTCCGCCAGGTCGGCGGAGACGGCGTCCTCGATGCGGACCGCCTCTGCGTCGTAGCCGAGGTGGCGCAGGAGCAGGGCGACGGACAGGACCGTGGCAGTGGGGTCCGCCTTGCCCTGGCCGGCGATGTCCGGGGCCGAGCCGTGCACGGGCTCGAACATCGAGGGGAACTCGCGGGAGGGGTTGATGTTCCCGCTCGCGGCGACGCCGATGCCGCCGGAGACGGCCGCGGCGAGGTCGGTGATGATGTCGCCGAAGAGGTTGTCGGTGACGATGACGTCGAAGCGCGCGGGGTCCGTGACGAGGTAGATCGTCGCGGCGTCCACGTGGATGTAGTCCGTGGTGACGTCGGGGAACTCCTGGGCCACCTGGTTGAAGATGTTCGTCCACAGGTGACCGGCGAAGGCCAGCACGTTGTTCTTGTGGACCAGCGTCAGCTTCTTGCGCGGGCGGGCCTGGGCGCGGGTGAAGGCGTCCCGGACCACGCGCTCGACCCCGAAGGCCGTGTTCACGGAGACCTCGGTGGCGACCTCGTGCGGGGTGCCCTTGCGGATCGTGCCGCCGTTGCCGGTGTAGGGGCCCTCGGTGCCCTCGCGGACCACGATGAAGTCGATCTCGGGCTGGCCGGCCAGCGGGGTGGCGACACCCGGCAGGAGCTTCGACGGACGCAGGTTGACGTGGTGGTCGAAGAGGAAGCGCAGCTTGAGCAGGAAACCCCGCTCCAGAACACCGGAGGGGACGCTCGGGTCGCCGATCGCGCCGAGCAGGATGGCGTCGTGCTGCTTGAGCGCCTCGGCGTCCGCGTCGGTGAGGGTCTCACCGGTGGCGTGGTAGCGCCGCGCGCCGAAGTCGTACTCCTTGGTCTCCAGCTTCACGTCCTGCGGGAGGACGGCGGAGAGGATCTTGAGACCTTCGGCCACGACCTCCTGGCCGATGCCGTCACCGGGGATCACTGCGAGATTGAGGCTGCGAGACATGCGGGAACCCTACTCCCCGTCCCATGGGATGACACGGACTGTCCGCCATGCGGACGCGAGAGAGGGAGGCCGGGTCGGAGTGCGGCGCGGAACCCGCCGTCCCGTGCGGGGCCCGCGCCGCACCCCGAGCGGGTGCGGCTCCCGGAATGCGGGGCGGTCCGGCTCAGTGGCCGGTCTCACCGCCGTTGTCACGGCGGTCGAGCGCACGCTGGAGGGCGGCGGCCGCGTTCTTGCGGTCGGACTCGCTCGTGCGGGAGGTGTGACGGACGCGGCGGCGGACGGTCGTCTCGGCCATGGGGAATCGACTCCTTCGAAATCCAGGGAGTGCCAAAGGGCTTACGAGACTCCCGCTCCGCCTGATGGGCGGGGGGTGCCCCCAAGGGCGGGGAGCGTGGCCGCAGGGATTGCCTGCACGGGCCCGGCTCACGACCGCCGTTCGCTTGGTCGAGCGAGACGTTCGGCTCCTACAAAGCTAAGGGAGGGGCACGCGCCTGTCTCCACAATTACTCGGACTTCCTACTATCTGAGACGGCACACCGGGCCACCCTGCCCCGACCTGCGTTTTCGCGGATGATCTCCACCCGCCGCCACCCCACGCCGGGAACGCGGGCGGGACCCTGGCGTCCGCGGGGGCGGTCATGCGCTCGACTAACCGTCAAAAGACTCTTGACCAGTTAGGGGTCGCATGGTGGACTCATGCCATGACCCTCGACGCCAGGCCCCAGGTCCGTCACCGCACCGTCACCGTCCGCGGCCATGAGGTGTACTACCGGGAGGCGGGCCCGGCCGACGCGCCCGTCCTGCTGCTCCTGCACGGCTTCCCCAGCAGCTCGCACATGTTCCGCGACCTGATCCCGCTGCTCGCCGACCGCTACCGCGTCCTGGCCCCCGACCACCTCGGCTTCGGCCGTTCGGCGGCGCCCGCCGACTTCACCTGGACCTTCGACGAACTGGCCGCGCTCACCGAGGAGTTCACACAACAACTCGGTCTGAAGAAGTTCGCGCTCTACATCCAGGACTACGGCTCCCCCATCGGTCTGCGCCTCGCCCTCGCCCATCCCGACCGCGTCACCGCGATCATCACCCAGAACGGCAACGCGTACGAGGAAGGACTGGGCGCACAGGCCTGGGCACCGGTACGGGCGCTGATCGCGGAGCGCACCCCGCGGACGGAAGCCCCGGTGCGGGAGATCAGCAGCCCCGAGGGAATCAGGTGGCAGTACCTGCACGGGGTTCCCCCCGAGCACCGGGACCTGGTGAGCCCGGACGCGTACGAGCACGACGCCGCCCTCATGGCCCGGCCCGGCCAGTCGGAGATCCAGCTCGACCTGATCTCCGACTACGGCTCCAACTTCGCCCTCTACCCGGCCTTCCAGGAGTACTTCCGCACCAGCCAGGTCCCGCTGCTGGCGGTCTGGGGCGCAGGCGACGAGATCTTCGTGCCGGCCGGCGCGCTCGCCTTCCGGCGGGACCTGCCCGGAGCGGAGGTGCATCTGCTGCCCACCGGGCACTTCGCCCTGGAGACGCACGCGGGACAGATCGCGGCGCTCACCCGGGACTTCCTCGAACGCCACCTGACCGGCTGAGCACGCCCGCCCGACGGCCGCCGCCACCGCCCCGCACGAGCCCCGTCACCCGCACCGCGTCTCAGTGCTCCGGGCCCCCGGACGCGGGAACGGGCCGGGTCCCGGAGGACCTGGCCCGTTCGGCACCGCAGAGCGGACCGTGTCAGCCCATGTGCGGGTACGTGTAGTCGGTCGGCGGGACCAGCGTCTCCTTGATGGCGCGGGTCAGGGTCCACCGCATCAGGTTCTGCGGGGCGCCCGCCTTGTCGTCGGTGCCGGAGGCCCGGCCGCCGCCGAAGGGCTGCTGGCCGACGACGGCGCCGGTGGACTTGTCGTTGATGTAGAAGTTGCCGGCCGCGTAACGCAGCTTCTCCATCGTGTACGCGGCGGCCGCGCGGTCCCCCGAGATGACCGAGCCGGTCAGCGCGTAGTCCGACACCGACTCCATCTGCGTCAGCATGGCCTCGTACGCGTCGGGCGCGCTGTCGTCGTACACGTGCACGGCGAGGAACGGGCCGAAGTACTCGGTCGTGAAGACCTCGTTCTCCGGGTCGGTGCACTCGACGACGGTCGGGCGGACGAACCAGCCGACCGAGTCGTCGTAGGAGCCGCCCGCCACGACCGTGCAGGTCGGGTCGGCCTTCGCACGGTCGATCGCCGCCTTGTTCTTGGCGAAGGAACGCTCGTCGATGACGGCGCCGACGAAGTTGGCGAGGTCGGTGACGTCACCCATGGTCAGGTAGTCGACCTCGGCCGCGAACTCCTCCTTGAAGCCGGAGTTCCAGATCGACGCCGGGATGTAGGCCCGGGAGGTCGCGCTGCACTTCTGGCCCTGGTACTCGAAGGCGCCACGGGTGAGCGCCGTCTTCAGGACCGCGCGGTCCGCGCTCGGGTGGGCGACGACGAAGTCCTTGCCGCCGGTCTCGCCGACCAGACGCGGGTAGGAGCGGTACTTCTCGATGTTGGCGCCGACCGTCTTCCACAGGTACTGGAAGGTCTTGGTGGAGCCGGTGAAGTGGATACCGGCGAGATCGCGGTGGTTCAGGGCCACCTCGGAGACCTCGAGGCCGTCGCCGGTGACCAGGTTGATGACGCCCTTGGGCAGCCCGGCCTCCTCGAGGAGGCGCATGAGCAGCACGGCGGCGTGGGTCTGCGTCGGGGACGGCTTCCACACGACCACGTTGCCCATCAGAGCGGGCGCGGTCGGCAGGTTGCCCGCGATCGCCGTGAAGTTGAACGGCGTGATCGCGTAGACGAAGCCCTCGAGCGGGCGGTGGTCGAGGCGGTTCCACACGCCCGGGGAGTTCGCCGGGGGCTGCTCGGCCAGGATCTGGCGGGCGTAGGCGACGTTGAAGCGCCAGAAGTCGACCAGTTCACAGGGACAGTCGATCTCCGCCTGCTGGGCGGTCTTCGACTGGCCGAGCATGGTGGAGGCGGCGAGGGTCTCGCGCCAGGGACCGGCGAGCAGTTCGGCGGCGCGCAGGATGATGGCGGCACGGTCGTCGAAGGACATCGCGCGCCAGGCGGGCGCGGCGGCGAGGGCCGCGTCGACCGCGTCCTGCGCGTCCTGCCGGGTGGCGTTGGCATAGGTGCCGAGTCGGGCCTTGTGGTTGTGCGGCTGCACGACGTCGAAGCGCTCACCGCCGCCCATCCGGTGCTCGCCGCCGATGGTGCAGGGCAGGTCGATCGGGTTGTCGGCGAGCTCCTTGAGCTTGGCCTCCAGCCGGGCGCGCTCCGGCGAGCCGGGGGCGTAGCCGTGCACCGGCTCGTTGACGGGGGTGGGGACCTGGGTTACCGCGTCCATGTCTTCCGTTACTCCTTCTGAGCGGGTGTTTCGAGCGGGGGCGGGCTCAGCCCTTGCTGATCATCGAGCGGACGAAGTGGAACCGCGGGCCGGCCGGCTTCTCCGGGAGGCGGCGCATGCTGCGCCTTCCTCCGGGGGACGACCCCCGGACCCCCGGCGGACAGGCCGCTGCACGGGCTTCGTCCTCAGCCCCGGGTGAGCATGCTGCGGGCGAAGAACCGCAGGTTGGCCGGCTTCTCCGCGAGGCGGCGCATGAAGTAGCCGTACC
This Streptomyces sp. NBC_00377 DNA region includes the following protein-coding sequences:
- a CDS encoding alpha/beta fold hydrolase, translated to MTLDARPQVRHRTVTVRGHEVYYREAGPADAPVLLLLHGFPSSSHMFRDLIPLLADRYRVLAPDHLGFGRSAAPADFTWTFDELAALTEEFTQQLGLKKFALYIQDYGSPIGLRLALAHPDRVTAIITQNGNAYEEGLGAQAWAPVRALIAERTPRTEAPVREISSPEGIRWQYLHGVPPEHRDLVSPDAYEHDAALMARPGQSEIQLDLISDYGSNFALYPAFQEYFRTSQVPLLAVWGAGDEIFVPAGALAFRRDLPGAEVHLLPTGHFALETHAGQIAALTRDFLERHLTG
- a CDS encoding 3-isopropylmalate dehydrogenase, producing MSRSLNLAVIPGDGIGQEVVAEGLKILSAVLPQDVKLETKEYDFGARRYHATGETLTDADAEALKQHDAILLGAIGDPSVPSGVLERGFLLKLRFLFDHHVNLRPSKLLPGVATPLAGQPEIDFIVVREGTEGPYTGNGGTIRKGTPHEVATEVSVNTAFGVERVVRDAFTRAQARPRKKLTLVHKNNVLAFAGHLWTNIFNQVAQEFPDVTTDYIHVDAATIYLVTDPARFDVIVTDNLFGDIITDLAAAVSGGIGVAASGNINPSREFPSMFEPVHGSAPDIAGQGKADPTATVLSVALLLRHLGYDAEAVRIEDAVSADLAERGSLPARSTSEIGDALSVRVAG
- a CDS encoding branched-chain amino acid aminotransferase, which encodes MTTPTIELKPSASPTTAAERQAILANPGFGRHFTDHMVTIKWTEGRGWHDGQLVPYAPIPLDPATNVLHYAQEIFEGLKAYRRPDGSVATFRPDQNAKRFQRSARRLAMPELPVETFIEACDALVGQDKDWVPAHGGEESLYLRPFMIATEVGLGVKPANEYLFLVIASPAGAYFPGGVKPVSIWVSEEHVRAVPGGMGDAKTGGNYAASLLAQAEAAAQGCAQVCYLDAVERKWVEELGGMNLYFVYEDKIITPSLTGSILEGVTRDSLLTVARDLGYRAEEGRVSVEQWQRDSENGTLKEVFACGTAAVITPVGTVKRTGGEWQQSGGEPGEVTRELRRALLDIQRGTAEDKHGWMHELG
- the pruA gene encoding L-glutamate gamma-semialdehyde dehydrogenase → MDAVTQVPTPVNEPVHGYAPGSPERARLEAKLKELADNPIDLPCTIGGEHRMGGGERFDVVQPHNHKARLGTYANATRQDAQDAVDAALAAAPAWRAMSFDDRAAIILRAAELLAGPWRETLAASTMLGQSKTAQQAEIDCPCELVDFWRFNVAYARQILAEQPPANSPGVWNRLDHRPLEGFVYAITPFNFTAIAGNLPTAPALMGNVVVWKPSPTQTHAAVLLMRLLEEAGLPKGVINLVTGDGLEVSEVALNHRDLAGIHFTGSTKTFQYLWKTVGANIEKYRSYPRLVGETGGKDFVVAHPSADRAVLKTALTRGAFEYQGQKCSATSRAYIPASIWNSGFKEEFAAEVDYLTMGDVTDLANFVGAVIDERSFAKNKAAIDRAKADPTCTVVAGGSYDDSVGWFVRPTVVECTDPENEVFTTEYFGPFLAVHVYDDSAPDAYEAMLTQMESVSDYALTGSVISGDRAAAAYTMEKLRYAAGNFYINDKSTGAVVGQQPFGGGRASGTDDKAGAPQNLMRWTLTRAIKETLVPPTDYTYPHMG